The Rhodothermus profundi genome includes a window with the following:
- a CDS encoding TonB-dependent receptor, whose protein sequence is MRSYYLIVVWLTCSLAVSARAQAVLTGQVLDAETRAPLPGAHVLVDSTTYGTITNAAGLFTLRLMAGHYSLLVRFVGYEPAHYSIALKAGDTLFVPVLLHPTRFELEGIQVTALRPDLRPTAQLQEAAVREANPRDAGELLRALPGLAAVRRGPLGLDPVIRGLRETEVGVYLDGSRLFPAGPARMDSPMSHFDPTIIQSMEVVKGPYALTWGAGNLSAIRVETRGLRTLAPGRMQGRLHAGYDTNLNAFENGLQLGYRQGTLGLLVQTAWRQGADYRAGDGSRIPAHFRSREVRLKLGYLPHPDTRLVIAAGYQAQRDLDYPGLILNADFFDAYTFSATFHRTFRRRLMRSLYVQAYYNAVDHGMDNDDKPTARPDPNRMPPFALDVQINSGIDVVGGRLALKLAPGFADELEIGADAYHTYRNATRWIRRRDTGRLLFEDLVWPRARITDVGLFTRWTHSPAPHWQVAATVRLDLVAARADTASTFFLENVATDLTAHEANLSGALTVSWLPHPRWSVAFGVGSAVRTADATERYADRLPSSKAQMSAEFVGDPTLRPERSTQADLWLETAHPGWSLSLNLFARRLDHYITIAPTNLPKRLPLSPPVVFRYVNGTATFYGGELTLALRLHPALTLTTTGSYLWGRDETRNEPAFGVAPPRVDLSLRYEPSARFFAEATWHRVARQNRVAVSRGETPTDGYATIDLKAGVRLFQSGRLQLGVQNLTDVAYADHLNAINPFTGSRILEPGRVFFLELTLAF, encoded by the coding sequence ATGCGTAGCTATTACCTGATTGTTGTCTGGTTGACGTGCAGCCTTGCTGTTTCCGCACGGGCGCAGGCCGTGCTAACGGGACAGGTACTTGATGCCGAAACCCGCGCTCCCCTGCCCGGCGCCCACGTGCTCGTCGATAGCACAACCTACGGGACGATCACGAACGCCGCCGGCCTGTTCACGCTGCGTCTGATGGCCGGCCATTACTCGTTGCTGGTCCGCTTCGTGGGCTATGAACCCGCCCACTATTCTATCGCGCTGAAGGCCGGCGATACGCTGTTCGTGCCGGTGCTCCTGCACCCCACCCGCTTTGAGCTGGAAGGCATTCAGGTAACGGCCCTGCGGCCGGATCTGCGGCCCACAGCGCAGCTTCAGGAAGCGGCCGTGCGCGAGGCGAACCCGCGCGATGCCGGCGAACTGCTCCGGGCTCTGCCCGGCCTGGCGGCGGTGCGGCGCGGACCGCTCGGCCTTGACCCGGTCATTCGCGGCCTCCGGGAAACTGAAGTGGGCGTCTACCTAGACGGCTCGCGACTCTTTCCGGCCGGACCGGCCCGCATGGACTCGCCCATGAGCCACTTCGACCCCACCATTATCCAGTCGATGGAAGTGGTCAAGGGGCCCTATGCGCTGACCTGGGGCGCCGGGAACCTGAGCGCCATCCGGGTCGAAACGCGCGGCCTGCGCACGCTGGCACCCGGCCGCATGCAGGGCCGCCTGCATGCCGGCTACGACACCAACCTGAACGCGTTTGAAAATGGCCTGCAGCTCGGCTACCGTCAGGGAACGCTCGGCCTGCTGGTGCAAACGGCCTGGCGACAGGGAGCCGACTATCGGGCTGGCGACGGCTCGCGCATCCCGGCCCACTTCCGCTCCCGCGAAGTGCGCCTGAAACTCGGCTACCTGCCCCACCCCGACACCCGCCTGGTGATCGCTGCCGGCTATCAGGCCCAGCGCGACCTCGACTACCCCGGCCTTATCCTGAACGCCGACTTTTTTGACGCCTACACGTTTTCGGCCACTTTCCACCGCACGTTCCGCCGAAGGCTCATGCGGAGCCTGTACGTGCAGGCCTACTACAATGCCGTCGATCACGGCATGGACAACGACGACAAGCCGACAGCCCGTCCCGATCCCAACCGCATGCCGCCCTTTGCGCTCGACGTACAGATCAATTCGGGCATCGATGTCGTCGGTGGGCGCCTGGCGCTCAAGCTGGCTCCGGGCTTTGCAGACGAGCTAGAAATCGGAGCCGACGCCTACCACACCTATCGAAACGCTACGCGGTGGATCCGCCGCCGCGATACTGGAAGGCTCCTGTTTGAGGATCTGGTCTGGCCCCGGGCGCGCATCACGGATGTCGGACTGTTCACCCGATGGACCCATAGCCCGGCGCCCCACTGGCAGGTGGCAGCCACCGTCCGGCTCGACCTGGTGGCAGCCCGCGCCGATACTGCCAGCACGTTCTTCCTCGAAAACGTAGCCACCGATCTAACTGCGCACGAGGCCAATCTGAGCGGAGCGCTGACCGTGAGCTGGCTGCCTCATCCACGCTGGAGCGTGGCCTTCGGGGTGGGCTCGGCCGTGCGCACGGCCGACGCGACCGAGCGCTACGCCGACCGCCTGCCCTCAAGCAAAGCGCAGATGAGCGCCGAGTTCGTCGGAGACCCGACTCTGCGTCCTGAACGGAGCACGCAGGCCGATCTCTGGTTGGAAACCGCCCACCCGGGCTGGAGCCTGTCGCTGAACCTGTTCGCTCGACGCCTGGACCATTACATCACCATCGCGCCTACCAACCTGCCTAAACGGTTGCCCCTGAGTCCTCCCGTAGTCTTTCGCTACGTGAACGGAACGGCCACGTTCTATGGCGGCGAGCTCACGCTGGCACTGCGGCTGCATCCTGCGTTGACGCTTACCACCACGGGCAGCTACCTGTGGGGACGCGACGAAACGCGCAACGAGCCGGCCTTTGGCGTCGCCCCACCACGCGTGGACCTCAGTCTCCGCTATGAACCTTCGGCCCGTTTCTTTGCCGAAGCTACGTGGCACCGGGTCGCCCGCCAGAACCGCGTCGCCGTCAGCCGGGGCGAAACGCCCACCGACGGCTACGCCACCATAGATCTGAAAGCCGGCGTCCGCCTGTTTCAGAGCGGACGGCTCCAGCTCGGCGTGCAGAACCTGACCGACGTGGCTTATGCCGATCACCTGAATGCCATAAACCCGTTCACCGGGAGCCGCATCCTGGAGCCCGGCCGCGTGTTTTTCCTGGAGCTGACGCTGGCGTTCTGA
- a CDS encoding TonB family protein produces MVIRFRLLLLTLLLGLLGCQPSTSLEPPAGWQAADGRWWRDGVDTTLAFRDLTSLAAMGLEGTPMASVSRTYAAGEVLVQAVRRSLTPLFRVHPEIIDSLFNRHITPDLEQTSISGDLEAEVDRLRQESYRELQRYFREPRPVTRLGEDVPIVYPDSLIARGVAGKVEMQVYLDAEGQPQAIKLLEGVHPVLDRLAMRATAQMRWQPAYVRQGNTWQAVPSWVRFNIRYQIPER; encoded by the coding sequence ATGGTGATCCGTTTTCGTCTGTTGCTACTTACGCTCCTGCTGGGTCTGCTAGGATGCCAGCCGTCCACGTCTCTGGAACCCCCTGCAGGGTGGCAGGCTGCCGACGGTCGCTGGTGGCGCGATGGCGTAGATACTACGCTTGCCTTTCGCGATTTGACGTCGCTGGCTGCCATGGGACTGGAAGGAACTCCGATGGCATCCGTTTCGCGGACCTATGCGGCCGGCGAAGTGCTGGTGCAGGCGGTTCGGCGTAGCCTGACGCCCCTGTTTCGCGTGCATCCGGAGATCATCGACTCGCTGTTCAACCGCCATATTACACCCGATCTGGAGCAGACTTCTATTTCAGGCGATCTGGAGGCCGAAGTAGACCGGCTCCGACAGGAAAGCTATCGGGAGCTCCAACGATACTTCCGGGAACCGCGTCCTGTTACAAGACTGGGCGAAGATGTGCCCATTGTCTACCCCGATAGCCTGATTGCACGTGGAGTGGCCGGCAAGGTCGAAATGCAGGTATACCTGGACGCCGAGGGGCAGCCCCAGGCGATCAAGTTGCTGGAAGGCGTTCATCCGGTGCTCGACCGGCTGGCCATGCGCGCTACAGCACAGATGCGCTGGCAGCCGGCTTACGTCCGCCAGGGCAATACGTGGCAGGCCGTTCCTTCCTGGGTGCGTTTTAACATCCGCTATCAGATTCCAGAACGCTAG
- a CDS encoding right-handed parallel beta-helix repeat-containing protein: MILDCGTRESGIGHYIELSFADSFDPPNDPDDGEQPGVLKYWHLQGNPCDGLGLHPGDEVNIGAVIGYVGGSGAATSAPHLHLGYYPNWNYAGIEHEREYSYNPVALFNYDINSSWDDFEVSNVRVEQQDEVYWFTFDVLVNPRRLDLNRIEVRFQAVDVEGFFRSHDRDLIDSQTGFPRRPEEDDPYYDPNNGYYRPPVYQEIDIIDFEGRIGYDSGPRVTNAWLGMQHENFSTYNGVRIEPAALNNSRWSGYQTNRHRYTIRFRLRNEILRNLLGGIQYIYIDIYSIFRPQIPIDVNIQWFDFDLPVTWVEEWPYNLDSLSTTARFITVENGGVILIKNAGSTEQDHVKFRGTLTLRNGGTLWLENGPDFNHRTFFTNQGHIIFENGSRLHFGDYAWYINEGTTEFQPGSEVTYTDARGEYIERGITIGNTDLNIVNFASCLLLQGGTFRLGAGRTLSFSDGAFFASQQGTLVLEDNARLVYRASARPLVIQADQGPTIFKLGKNAQIIFERPVEVVGTATHPVRFERLEPSQPWKELTLRADSNRFEYVVFDGGTKTVEIFSRGNVFRFCRFRNGWRGLSSHFYQYPANQGRSSFRLEQSIIENNQTIGVVAYHADVTLQQVTVRGNGQAGLWLYDGYGTISRSVIENNGVTASSRSGIEVHYNAYLLFPGYEAGGPQSYNRIARNAHHEVYLAAGADGAWLGYCTLFGHPPFYEEFHDGDYNAIFDDGPQASGEKLVYNASGTNVLARCNYWAGAGASKFYGPIDRAYALGYDPTGSSGANEGGVPARVASNAPPVVPTNGLGASVAAAPGVSVSVAIAEEDEALRAQMRTLRARLLSAPEAPEAARWLRELYALEQADRWDRLGERTANRQVRALLAKRLLAGAHLSAAGRRAGEVALLLELRALLAAGRYAEAAARLKFYDRWIREAAHRRELRWARLVLLEQAGRLAEARAALTALEAAASGTERATWSVLTEALGTQAAAEVAAAKRPEEAPQGMAAAKEAETKPEALALAVYPHPLRNRGMLMLGLPEAAKVRVVVYDVLGREVGVLLSGLQSAGWHRVVLDGRRWRSGWYVVRAEIVWMDGRVEVRTQPLLRMP, from the coding sequence GTGATCCTAGACTGTGGGACAAGAGAATCAGGGATCGGCCACTACATCGAATTATCTTTTGCCGACAGTTTTGATCCGCCCAATGATCCGGACGATGGAGAACAGCCCGGCGTGCTCAAATACTGGCACCTTCAGGGAAATCCCTGCGACGGTCTGGGCTTGCACCCTGGCGATGAGGTAAATATAGGCGCTGTGATTGGTTATGTAGGTGGGTCTGGTGCTGCTACCAGTGCCCCCCATCTTCATCTGGGATATTATCCCAATTGGAATTATGCAGGGATAGAACACGAACGAGAATATTCATACAATCCTGTTGCTTTATTCAATTATGACATCAATTCTTCCTGGGATGATTTTGAGGTAAGTAACGTACGGGTAGAGCAGCAGGACGAGGTTTACTGGTTTACCTTCGATGTGCTGGTCAATCCCCGACGTCTCGATCTGAACCGAATCGAGGTCAGGTTTCAAGCAGTCGATGTGGAAGGATTCTTTCGGTCTCATGACAGAGACCTGATTGATAGCCAGACAGGATTTCCCCGTCGCCCTGAGGAAGACGATCCGTATTATGATCCCAATAATGGTTATTATCGGCCTCCGGTGTATCAGGAAATTGACATTATAGACTTTGAAGGACGTATCGGATATGACTCCGGCCCGCGTGTTACCAATGCCTGGCTGGGGATGCAGCATGAGAATTTCAGCACATACAACGGCGTTCGAATCGAGCCGGCTGCGCTGAACAACAGCAGATGGTCTGGCTACCAGACCAATCGTCATCGGTATACAATCAGATTTAGATTACGAAACGAAATATTACGCAATTTATTAGGCGGAATACAGTATATTTATATTGATATTTATAGTATTTTTAGACCACAAATTCCTATTGATGTAAATATCCAATGGTTTGATTTTGATTTGCCGGTTACCTGGGTGGAAGAATGGCCGTACAACCTTGATTCGCTTTCTACTACAGCGCGATTCATTACCGTAGAAAATGGCGGTGTAATTTTGATCAAGAATGCCGGAAGCACCGAGCAGGATCATGTGAAATTCAGGGGGACGCTGACGCTTCGCAATGGTGGCACGCTCTGGTTGGAGAATGGTCCAGACTTTAACCACCGAACCTTCTTCACCAATCAGGGACATATCATCTTTGAAAACGGAAGCCGACTCCACTTTGGAGACTACGCCTGGTACATCAATGAGGGCACCACAGAATTTCAACCCGGGAGTGAAGTAACGTATACAGACGCGCGGGGAGAATACATTGAAAGAGGAATAACGATCGGCAATACAGATCTCAACATTGTCAACTTTGCGTCCTGTCTGCTATTGCAAGGAGGAACATTTCGGTTGGGCGCGGGCAGAACGCTCAGTTTCAGTGACGGAGCTTTTTTCGCCTCGCAACAGGGCACACTGGTGCTGGAAGACAATGCCCGGCTGGTTTATCGCGCCTCAGCGCGGCCCCTTGTTATTCAGGCAGACCAGGGCCCCACGATCTTCAAGCTGGGAAAAAATGCCCAGATCATATTTGAGCGGCCGGTTGAGGTGGTGGGCACCGCGACGCATCCGGTACGGTTCGAACGGCTCGAGCCCTCGCAGCCCTGGAAAGAGCTGACGCTGCGGGCCGACAGCAATCGCTTCGAATACGTGGTCTTCGACGGCGGCACCAAGACGGTCGAGATCTTCAGCCGGGGCAACGTGTTTCGCTTCTGTCGCTTTCGCAACGGCTGGCGGGGACTTAGCTCGCATTTCTATCAGTATCCCGCCAACCAGGGGCGGAGCAGTTTTCGACTGGAGCAGAGCATCATAGAGAACAATCAGACGATAGGCGTGGTGGCCTATCATGCCGACGTGACGCTGCAACAGGTGACGGTGCGCGGTAACGGCCAGGCCGGCCTCTGGCTCTACGACGGCTACGGGACCATAAGCCGTAGTGTGATCGAAAACAATGGGGTAACTGCCAGCAGCCGGAGTGGCATTGAGGTGCATTACAATGCGTATCTGCTGTTTCCGGGTTATGAGGCAGGGGGGCCTCAGAGCTACAACCGGATCGCACGCAATGCCCACCACGAGGTGTACCTGGCTGCAGGGGCCGACGGGGCCTGGCTGGGCTATTGTACGCTTTTCGGACACCCGCCCTTCTATGAGGAATTCCACGACGGAGATTACAATGCGATTTTCGATGATGGGCCCCAGGCCAGTGGAGAGAAACTGGTCTACAATGCGTCGGGAACCAACGTGCTGGCGCGTTGCAACTACTGGGCGGGTGCTGGCGCGAGTAAGTTCTACGGACCGATTGACCGTGCCTATGCGCTGGGTTACGATCCGACGGGAAGTTCGGGTGCCAATGAAGGGGGCGTACCGGCACGGGTGGCTTCGAACGCGCCGCCGGTGGTGCCAACAAATGGGTTGGGCGCCTCGGTAGCGGCTGCGCCGGGCGTGAGCGTGTCGGTGGCAATAGCCGAAGAGGACGAGGCGTTGCGGGCGCAAATGCGGACGCTGCGCGCGCGGCTTCTGTCGGCCCCGGAGGCGCCGGAGGCAGCCCGGTGGTTGCGGGAACTGTACGCGTTGGAACAGGCGGATCGGTGGGATCGGCTGGGGGAGCGAACGGCCAATCGTCAGGTGCGGGCGCTGCTGGCCAAGCGGTTGCTGGCAGGCGCACATCTGTCGGCTGCAGGGCGACGGGCTGGCGAGGTAGCCCTGCTGCTGGAGCTACGAGCGCTGCTGGCGGCCGGGCGTTATGCGGAGGCAGCGGCGCGACTGAAGTTTTACGATCGGTGGATTCGCGAGGCGGCGCATCGGCGAGAGCTTCGGTGGGCGCGACTGGTATTGCTGGAGCAGGCGGGCCGGTTGGCAGAGGCGCGGGCAGCGCTGACGGCTCTGGAGGCAGCAGCTTCAGGAACGGAACGGGCGACGTGGTCGGTGCTGACCGAGGCGCTTGGCACGCAGGCGGCCGCGGAGGTAGCGGCCGCAAAGCGACCAGAAGAAGCGCCGCAAGGGATGGCAGCGGCTAAGGAAGCAGAGACGAAGCCGGAGGCGCTGGCGCTTGCGGTGTATCCGCACCCGCTAAGAAATCGAGGAATGTTGATGCTGGGATTGCCAGAGGCAGCAAAAGTGCGGGTGGTGGTGTACGACGTGCTGGGTCGGGAAGTTGGCGTATTGCTGTCGGGGTTGCAGTCGGCGGGATGGCATCGGGTGGTGCTGGACGGCCGACGCTGGCGGAGCGGGTGGTACGTGGTACGGGCGGAGATAGTGTGGATGGACGGTCGAGTGGAAGTGCGCACGCAGCCCCTGCTGCGGATGCCATAA
- a CDS encoding NfeD family protein produces the protein MELLFAITLILIGLALIVAEVYLIPGMNIAGIIGVVLVLFGLGYAFTASGLLAGLAVLVSTLVAGGVLFLVLWRSGAWRQFVLATSLKREATERSGEHRARYLGKEGIAVTPLRPVGIVEIEGERIEAATEGQYIAAGSRVRVVAMDRRRYFVRLATRSETSPSADTPAS, from the coding sequence TTGGAACTACTGTTTGCCATAACACTGATCCTGATCGGCCTTGCACTGATTGTGGCCGAGGTATACCTGATTCCCGGGATGAACATCGCGGGAATCATAGGGGTGGTTCTCGTGTTGTTTGGCCTGGGCTATGCATTTACGGCATCCGGACTGCTGGCCGGCCTGGCCGTACTGGTCAGTACGCTCGTGGCTGGTGGCGTGCTGTTTCTGGTGCTCTGGCGTAGCGGGGCCTGGCGTCAGTTTGTGCTGGCCACTTCCCTGAAGCGCGAAGCGACCGAACGGTCCGGGGAACACCGCGCCCGCTATCTGGGCAAAGAAGGCATTGCGGTCACTCCGCTGCGTCCCGTTGGGATTGTGGAGATTGAAGGTGAACGTATTGAAGCCGCTACGGAAGGGCAGTACATTGCGGCCGGTAGTCGGGTGCGGGTGGTGGCTATGGACCGTCGTCGCTACTTTGTACGCCTGGCCACGCGTTCAGAAACGTCTCCATCAGCCGATACGCCTGCGTCTTGA
- a CDS encoding M1 family metallopeptidase, producing MKKRLCLLLLGLLLGEGLPAQPTAFAPLDLPAPNAYRTASGEPGPAYWQQRVDYHIRVTLDTTTHRITGTETITYTNNAPVALQELWLQLDQNLFAAGSLGDALIEPGSRWRGAFKGGGFQITRVEVVQNGRRYAPHYLIDDTRMRVDLDEPLPARGGQLQLEIDFSFIVPAYGADRMGRLNVKQGTVYEIAQWYPRLYVFDDVNGWNVAPYLGQGEFYLEYGNFEVEITVPRNFIVVATGELRNPEEVLTATQRERLAQARRSDEPVHIIRPEEVGRPEMRPAGEGPLTWRFHAENVRDFAWAASQAFIWDAASWQNVLVMSVYPQEGLGTPEQPGWEQSTRYVRHSIAYYSQQWYPYPYPVAINVAGIVGGMEYPMIVFCSVRARGQALFGVTDHEFGHIWFPMMVGNDERRYAWMDEGFNTFINYYSNQAFYGQEARRLERLQPDYIARRMQDSLVHQPIMTYPDQIRPQALGFVAYRKPGFGLRLLREYVLGPERFDRAFRAYIRRWAFKHPQPADFFRTIENVAGEDLDWFWRGWFYSTDLLDQAIDSVQVASGQTRLYLHNRQGLVFPVVVEATYPDGRKARYRFPVELWATGARQAIEIPGEAVQVVLDPDSLLPDIDRANNIWPVHTSTE from the coding sequence ATGAAGAAGCGTTTGTGCCTGTTGCTGCTGGGATTGCTGCTCGGGGAAGGGCTGCCGGCGCAGCCCACCGCCTTTGCCCCACTGGACCTGCCGGCTCCTAACGCCTATCGCACGGCTTCGGGGGAGCCCGGCCCGGCTTACTGGCAGCAGCGCGTCGATTACCACATTCGCGTCACGCTCGACACCACCACGCACCGGATCACAGGCACCGAGACGATCACCTACACGAACAACGCCCCGGTGGCCCTGCAGGAACTCTGGCTGCAGCTCGACCAGAACCTGTTTGCCGCCGGAAGCCTGGGCGATGCCCTGATCGAGCCTGGCTCGCGCTGGCGGGGCGCTTTCAAGGGCGGCGGCTTTCAGATCACGCGCGTTGAGGTGGTGCAGAACGGCCGCCGGTACGCGCCGCACTACCTGATCGACGACACGCGCATGCGGGTCGACCTGGACGAGCCGTTGCCTGCTCGAGGCGGCCAATTGCAATTGGAGATCGACTTCAGCTTCATTGTACCGGCGTACGGCGCCGACCGCATGGGCCGTCTTAACGTGAAGCAGGGCACGGTTTACGAAATTGCCCAGTGGTATCCGCGGCTGTACGTTTTTGACGACGTGAACGGATGGAATGTCGCCCCCTATCTGGGACAGGGCGAGTTTTACCTGGAGTACGGCAATTTCGAGGTCGAAATCACGGTTCCGCGTAATTTCATCGTGGTGGCCACCGGCGAGCTGCGCAATCCTGAGGAGGTGCTGACGGCCACGCAGCGGGAACGACTGGCCCAGGCTCGACGGAGCGACGAGCCTGTACACATTATTCGTCCCGAAGAAGTGGGCCGCCCCGAGATGCGTCCGGCCGGTGAAGGACCGCTGACCTGGCGCTTCCATGCCGAAAACGTGCGCGATTTCGCCTGGGCGGCCTCACAGGCGTTCATCTGGGATGCCGCTTCCTGGCAGAATGTCCTGGTAATGTCAGTCTATCCGCAGGAAGGGCTGGGCACGCCCGAACAGCCCGGATGGGAACAATCGACTCGTTACGTACGCCACAGCATCGCGTATTACTCGCAGCAATGGTACCCCTACCCGTATCCAGTTGCCATCAATGTGGCGGGCATTGTGGGGGGCATGGAATATCCCATGATCGTGTTTTGCTCGGTGCGGGCGCGCGGCCAGGCCCTCTTCGGCGTAACTGACCATGAGTTCGGCCACATCTGGTTTCCTATGATGGTGGGCAACGACGAACGCCGCTATGCCTGGATGGATGAGGGGTTCAACACGTTTATCAATTACTATTCAAATCAAGCTTTCTACGGCCAGGAGGCGCGACGCCTGGAGCGCCTGCAGCCCGACTACATTGCCCGTCGCATGCAGGACTCGCTCGTGCACCAGCCCATCATGACCTATCCAGACCAGATCCGGCCGCAGGCCCTGGGCTTTGTAGCCTATCGCAAGCCCGGCTTTGGGCTCCGGTTGCTCCGCGAGTACGTGCTGGGACCGGAGCGTTTCGATCGCGCCTTCCGCGCCTACATTCGCCGCTGGGCGTTCAAGCACCCGCAGCCGGCCGACTTCTTCCGCACGATCGAAAACGTCGCCGGGGAGGACCTTGACTGGTTCTGGCGCGGCTGGTTCTACTCGACCGATCTGCTGGACCAGGCGATCGACAGCGTGCAGGTAGCTAGCGGACAGACACGCCTGTACCTGCACAATCGGCAGGGCCTGGTCTTTCCCGTTGTCGTTGAGGCCACCTACCCGGATGGCCGGAAAGCCCGCTACCGGTTTCCCGTCGAACTCTGGGCAACCGGGGCTCGCCAGGCCATCGAGATTCCCGGCGAAGCCGTGCAGGTCGTGCTGGATCCGGACTCCCTGCTTCCTGACATAGATCGGGCCAATAATATCTGGCCGGTCCATACCTCTACCGAATAG
- a CDS encoding NupC/NupG family nucleoside CNT transporter — MSLIALLRGILGLTVILGLAYLLSSDRRHINWRTVAGGLLLQIVLAIFILKGRELGAWFAPLGWPKEFFAWVSSFFVLVLNFTTEGARFVFGNLALSPGLDDSLGFFFAFQVLPTIIFFSSLMAVLYHLGIMQRIVQAVAWVVSRTLGTSGAESLSVSANIFVGQTEAPLVVRPYLEKMTRSELMAVMTGGMATIAGGVMAAYIQLLGDPYAQARGLTLEAARLQFAEHLLGASVMAAPAALLLAKILIPETGQPLTARTVRVSIERRTRNVIDAAAAGASDGLKLALNVGAMLIAFIALIAMLNYFLGWAGGLVGVELSLERLFGWTLAPVAWLIGVPWSDAAQFGALVGTKLVVNEFVAYLNLSTLIGQNVLSQKAIVMATFALCGFANFSSIAIQIGGIGPLAPSRISELAELGLRAVLAGTLANMMTATIAGVLIG; from the coding sequence ATGAGCTTGATTGCGTTGTTGCGGGGCATTCTTGGACTGACGGTCATCCTGGGACTGGCCTATTTGCTCTCCAGCGATCGCCGCCATATCAACTGGCGCACGGTGGCCGGCGGTCTGCTACTTCAGATCGTGCTGGCCATCTTCATCCTGAAAGGTCGTGAGCTGGGCGCCTGGTTTGCGCCTCTGGGCTGGCCCAAGGAGTTTTTTGCCTGGGTCAGCTCGTTCTTTGTCCTCGTGCTCAACTTTACGACCGAAGGGGCGCGTTTCGTATTTGGCAACCTGGCCCTCAGCCCCGGTCTGGACGACAGCCTGGGCTTTTTCTTTGCGTTTCAGGTGCTGCCTACCATCATTTTCTTCAGCTCGCTCATGGCGGTGCTCTACCACCTGGGCATCATGCAACGCATTGTACAGGCTGTAGCCTGGGTGGTCAGCCGCACGCTGGGCACCAGTGGCGCCGAGTCGCTGTCGGTTTCGGCCAATATTTTCGTCGGACAGACCGAAGCACCGCTGGTGGTCCGGCCCTACCTGGAGAAAATGACGCGCTCGGAGCTGATGGCCGTGATGACCGGAGGAATGGCGACGATTGCGGGGGGCGTCATGGCCGCCTACATCCAGTTGCTGGGCGACCCTTACGCGCAGGCGCGCGGACTAACGCTGGAAGCCGCCCGACTGCAGTTTGCCGAGCACCTGCTGGGAGCCAGCGTGATGGCTGCCCCGGCTGCGCTGCTACTGGCCAAGATTTTGATTCCCGAGACCGGACAGCCGCTTACGGCCCGTACGGTACGCGTATCCATTGAGCGCAGGACGCGCAACGTGATTGACGCCGCCGCGGCCGGCGCATCTGATGGCCTGAAACTGGCGCTGAACGTTGGGGCTATGCTGATTGCCTTCATTGCGCTCATTGCCATGCTCAACTACTTCCTGGGCTGGGCTGGCGGCCTGGTCGGCGTCGAACTCTCGCTGGAGCGTCTGTTTGGCTGGACGCTGGCGCCCGTGGCCTGGCTGATCGGCGTGCCCTGGAGCGATGCGGCTCAGTTTGGGGCTCTTGTGGGGACCAAGCTGGTGGTCAACGAATTTGTGGCCTACCTGAATCTTTCGACGCTGATCGGCCAGAACGTGCTTTCCCAGAAGGCCATTGTCATGGCCACCTTTGCGCTATGCGGCTTTGCGAATTTTTCCTCAATAGCTATCCAGATCGGCGGTATTGGTCCCCTGGCCCCCTCCCGCATCTCGGAACTGGCTGAGCTGGGGCTCCGCGCCGTGCTGGCCGGCACGCTGGCCAACATGATGACCGCCACAATTGCTGGCGTGCTGATCGGCTAG